A part of Cannabis sativa cultivar Pink pepper isolate KNU-18-1 chromosome 6, ASM2916894v1, whole genome shotgun sequence genomic DNA contains:
- the LOC115724445 gene encoding THO complex subunit 3: MAEDSVPWKTLHSREYQGHKKKVHSVAWNCTGTKLASGSVDQTARVWHIEPHGHGKAKDIELKGHTDSVDQLCWDPKHAELIATASGDKTVRLWDARSGKCSQQAELSGENINITYKPDGTHIAVGNRDDELTILDVRKFKSIHKRKFNYEVNEIAWNMKGDMFFLTTGNGTVEVLSYPSLRPLDTLMAHTAGCYCIAIDPTGRYFAVGSADSLVSLWDISEMLCVRTFTKLEWPVRTISFNHTGEYIASASEDLFIDISNAQTGKTVHQIPCRAAMNSVEWNPKYNLLAYAGDDKNKYQADEGVFRIFGFESGA; the protein is encoded by the exons ATGGCGGAGGACTCAGTTCCATGGAAGACTCTACACAGCAGAGAGTACCAAGGTCACAAGAAAAAG gtTCATTCCGTGGCTTGGAATTGCACCGGAACTAAGCTCGCCTCCGGTTCCGTTGATCAAACTGCTAGGGTTTGGCATATCGAACCCCATGGCCAT GGTAAAGCTAAAGATATTGAGCTAAAGGGACACACTGATAGTGTGGATCAATTATGTTGGGATCCCAAACATGCTGAATTAATTGCAACTGCTTCAGGAGATAAGACTGTCCGTCTATGGGATGCTCGTA GTGGGAAATGCTCACAACAGGCAGAACTTAGCGGGGAGAACATTAACATCACTTACAAACCTGATGGCACGCACATAGCTGTTGGCAATAGG GATGATGAATTAACGATTTTGGATGTTCGAAAATTTAAGTCAATTCATAAGCGCAAGTTTAATTATGAG GTAAATGAGATAGCTTGGAACATGAAGGGTGATATGTTCTTTCTAACAACTGGAAACG GTACTGTCGAAGTTCTATCATACCCATCTCTTCGACCACTTGACACTCTTATGGCCCATACAGCCGGTTGTTATTGCATTGCAATTGACCCAACCGGAAG ATATTTCGCGGTTGGAAGTGCTGATTCTTTAGTCAGTTTGTGGGATATCTCGGAAATGCTTTGTGTGAGAACATTTACGAAACTCGA ATGGCCTGTAAGGACAATAAGCTTCAACCATACCGGTGAATATATTGCTTCAGCTAGCGAGGACTTGTTCATCGACATA TCAAACGCTCAAACTGGAAAAACAGTCCATCAAATTCCTTGTCGGGCCGCCATGAATAGCGTCGAGTGGAATCCCAAGTACAATTTACTCGCATATGCAGGAGATGACAAGAACAAATATCAAGCTGATGAAG GTGTTTTTCGAATTTTCGGGTTTGAAAGTGGTGCCTGA
- the LOC115725501 gene encoding uncharacterized protein LOC115725501 isoform X4, whose product MAEMADVVKEISDGKSLLAADTDKKETDLSSDEEDDDDNDFILVEDERITKSSVILIIIRENKAKLPPNTKFSYLSDEDDEYEQDWAIVHKQLLETDGFHVDYLPNKHKRNWYQKILGNSCCKYTIEAANLAVAEYNKLEGANLEITEIINVIQIGFDYYYLTLQCTDGKYYEVKVFLQMSPEIDLEMFRPAKHYPRPTTTTTTSEEKEEAAASD is encoded by the exons ATGGCAGAGATGGCAGATGTGGTTAAAGAAATTAGTGATGGTAAATCTTTGTTAGCAGCAGACACAGACaaaaaagaaacagatttatcatccgatgaagaagatgatgatgacaaCGATTTTATTCTTGTTGAAGATGAAAGGATAACCAAATCaag TGttatacttattattattagggaAAATAAAGCTAAGTTACCACCAAACACAAAATTTTCATACTTATCCGATGAAGATGATGAATATGAACAAGATTGGGCCATTGTTCACAAACAACTCCTTGAAACTGAT GGTTTCCATGTTGATTACCTTCCTAATAAACACAAAAGGAACTGGTATCAGAAAATCTTGGGCAATTCTTGTTGTAAATATACTATTGAAGCAGCTAATTTAGCCGTTGCTGAATATAACAAACTTGAG GGTGCTAATTTGGAGATTACAGAGATTATAAATGTGATACAAATAGGATTCGATTATTATTATCTTACACTGCAGTGTACGGATGGAAAATACTACGAAGTTAAGGTATTCTTACAAATGAGTCCCGAAATTGATTTGGAAATGTTTAGGCCTGCTAAACATTATCCAAGACCAACAACAACTACTACTACatcagaagaaaaagaagaagcagCAGCCTCCGACTAG